One stretch of Aquimarina sp. Aq107 DNA includes these proteins:
- the rpoC gene encoding DNA-directed RNA polymerase subunit beta', with amino-acid sequence MARNNDKNAVKRFNKISIGLASPESVLAASQGEVLKPETINYRTHKPERDGLFCERIFGPVKDFECACGKYKRIRYKGIVCDRCGVEVTEKKVRRDRVGHINLVVPVAHIWYFRSLPNKIGYLLGLPSKKLDMIIYYERYVVIQPGIAKNEEGEPVQKMDFLTEEEYLNILDSLPQENLYLDDTDPNKFIAKMGAECLIEILKRIDLDELSYELRHKANNETSKQRKTEALKRLQVVESLRDANKNRENRPEWMILKVVPVIPPELRPLVPLDGGRFATSDLNDLYRRVIIRNNRLKRLMEIKAPEVILRNEKRMLQESVDSLFDNTRKASAVKTDSNRPLKSLSDSLKGKQGRFRQNLLGKRVDYSARSVIVVGPELKLFECGLPKNMAAELYKPFVIRKLIERGIVKTVKSAKKIIDRKEPVVWDILENVLKGHPVLLNRAPTLHRLGIQAFQPKLIEGKAIQLHPLVCTAFNADFDGDQMAVHLPLGPEAILEAQLLMLASHNILNPANGSPVTVPSQDMVLGLYYMTKSRRSTPELVIKGEDLTFYSPEEVVIAYNEKRLDINANIKVRTKDIEDGEVVTKIIETTTGRVLFNEKVPEKAGYINEVLTKKSLRDIIGGILKVTSVPETAAFLDEIKTLGYNFAFRGGLSFSLGDIIIPAEKHKMIADANGQVDNIVANYNMGLITNNERYNQVIDIWTSTNAELTELSMKRIREDQQGFNSVYMMLDSGARGSKEQIRQLTGMRGLMAKPKKSNSAGGEIIENPILSNFKEGLSILEYFISTHGARKGLADTALKTADAGYLTRRLVDVAQDVIVNIEDCGTLRGVEVTPLKKNEEIIEGLAARITGRTSLVDVINPLTQEVLVEAGVEIDDVTAKNIENSPVESVEVRSALTCEAKKGICVKCYGRNLATGKTVQRGEAVGVVAAQSIGEPGTQLTLRTFHVGGIASNISEENQLKSKFAGKAEIDELKTVKGQDSDGNEIDVVISRTSEVKVVDPKTKIVLSTNLIPYGSQLFINSGDTVKKDQSICQWDPYNGVIISEFAGKVSYENVEQGITYQVEIDEQTGFQEKVISESRDKKKIPTLLIMGKDDEVLRSYNLPVGAHLMVDDNDKINVGKILVKIPRKSAKAGDITGGLPRVTELFEARNPSNPAVVSEIDGVVSFGKIKRGNREIIVESRIGEIKKYLVKLSNQILVQENDFVRAGMPLSDGSVTPEDILKIKGPSAVQQYLVNEVQEVYRLQGVKINDKHFEVVVRQMMRKVRIQDPGDTIFLENQLVHKSDFIQENDAIFGMKVVEEAGDSENLKAGQIISPRDLRDENSILRREDKNLVEARDVTPATATPILQGITRASLQTKSFISAASFQETTKVLNEAAVSGKVDDLEGLKENVIVGHRIPAGTGMRDYESIIVGSKEEFEDRMEQRQEVNYN; translated from the coding sequence ATGGCAAGAAATAATGATAAGAATGCAGTAAAGAGATTTAATAAGATCTCTATAGGTTTAGCATCTCCTGAGTCTGTTTTAGCAGCATCACAGGGAGAGGTTCTTAAGCCTGAAACTATTAATTATCGTACTCACAAACCAGAACGTGATGGTTTGTTCTGTGAGCGTATTTTTGGACCTGTTAAGGACTTTGAGTGTGCTTGTGGTAAATATAAAAGAATTCGTTACAAAGGGATCGTGTGTGATCGATGTGGTGTAGAAGTAACTGAAAAGAAAGTTCGTAGAGATCGTGTTGGTCATATTAATTTAGTTGTACCAGTTGCACATATTTGGTATTTCCGTTCGCTACCTAATAAAATAGGATATTTATTGGGTCTTCCTTCTAAGAAGTTGGATATGATAATTTACTACGAACGTTATGTAGTAATACAACCAGGTATCGCAAAGAATGAAGAAGGTGAGCCAGTTCAGAAAATGGACTTTCTTACAGAAGAAGAGTATCTTAATATCTTAGATAGTCTTCCTCAAGAGAATTTATATCTAGATGATACAGATCCTAATAAATTTATCGCTAAGATGGGTGCGGAATGTCTTATCGAAATTCTAAAAAGAATTGATCTTGATGAGTTATCTTACGAGTTAAGACATAAGGCAAATAATGAAACTTCTAAGCAGCGTAAAACTGAGGCCTTAAAACGTCTTCAGGTTGTAGAATCTTTACGTGATGCTAATAAGAATAGAGAAAATCGTCCAGAGTGGATGATTCTTAAAGTGGTTCCGGTGATTCCACCAGAATTACGTCCATTAGTACCGTTAGATGGTGGTCGTTTTGCTACATCTGATTTAAATGATTTATATCGTCGTGTAATTATTCGTAACAATCGTTTGAAGCGTTTGATGGAAATCAAAGCTCCAGAAGTAATTTTACGTAATGAAAAACGTATGTTACAAGAATCTGTAGATTCTTTGTTTGATAATACTCGTAAAGCTTCTGCGGTTAAGACTGACTCTAACAGACCTTTAAAATCGCTTTCAGATTCTTTAAAAGGAAAACAAGGACGTTTCCGTCAGAACTTGTTAGGTAAACGTGTGGATTATTCTGCTCGTTCCGTAATTGTTGTAGGGCCAGAATTGAAATTATTCGAATGTGGTCTTCCAAAAAATATGGCAGCTGAATTATACAAGCCATTTGTAATCAGAAAATTGATTGAGCGTGGTATAGTAAAAACAGTAAAGTCTGCCAAGAAAATTATAGATAGAAAAGAGCCTGTAGTTTGGGATATCTTGGAGAATGTTCTTAAAGGACATCCAGTATTACTAAACCGTGCTCCTACGCTTCACCGATTAGGTATTCAGGCATTCCAGCCAAAACTTATTGAAGGTAAAGCAATACAGTTACACCCATTAGTGTGTACAGCATTTAATGCCGATTTTGATGGTGATCAGATGGCGGTGCATTTACCATTAGGACCAGAAGCAATATTGGAAGCACAATTATTAATGTTAGCTTCTCATAACATTTTGAATCCTGCTAATGGTTCGCCGGTTACTGTACCTTCTCAGGATATGGTATTGGGTCTGTACTATATGACTAAATCTCGTAGATCAACACCTGAATTAGTTATTAAAGGTGAGGATTTAACGTTCTATTCTCCAGAAGAAGTAGTTATTGCTTATAACGAAAAACGTCTTGATATTAACGCTAATATTAAGGTTAGAACAAAAGATATCGAAGATGGAGAAGTGGTAACTAAAATTATAGAAACTACTACAGGTAGAGTTTTATTTAATGAAAAAGTTCCTGAAAAAGCTGGTTATATTAATGAAGTATTAACCAAAAAATCTCTTAGAGATATTATTGGGGGTATTTTAAAAGTAACTAGTGTACCAGAAACTGCTGCTTTCTTAGATGAAATTAAAACGTTAGGATATAACTTCGCATTTAGAGGAGGATTATCCTTTAGTTTAGGTGATATTATTATTCCTGCAGAGAAGCATAAAATGATCGCTGATGCTAATGGTCAGGTAGACAATATAGTTGCTAATTATAACATGGGTCTTATTACTAATAATGAGCGTTATAACCAGGTAATTGATATATGGACATCGACCAATGCGGAATTGACAGAATTGTCAATGAAACGTATTAGAGAGGATCAGCAAGGGTTTAACTCAGTATATATGATGCTTGATTCTGGAGCCAGGGGATCTAAAGAACAGATTCGTCAGCTTACAGGTATGCGTGGATTAATGGCAAAACCAAAGAAATCGAATTCAGCTGGTGGAGAGATTATTGAGAATCCAATTCTTTCTAACTTTAAAGAAGGTCTTTCGATTCTTGAGTACTTTATCTCAACACACGGTGCTCGTAAAGGTCTTGCGGATACTGCACTTAAAACTGCCGATGCTGGATACCTTACACGTCGTTTAGTTGATGTTGCACAAGATGTTATTGTTAATATCGAAGATTGTGGAACATTACGTGGGGTAGAGGTTACTCCTTTGAAGAAAAATGAAGAAATTATTGAAGGTCTTGCTGCTAGAATTACCGGTAGGACTTCATTAGTAGATGTTATAAACCCTCTAACTCAGGAAGTGCTTGTAGAAGCAGGAGTTGAGATTGATGATGTAACTGCTAAAAACATTGAGAATTCTCCAGTAGAATCTGTTGAAGTTCGTTCAGCATTAACTTGTGAGGCTAAAAAAGGTATTTGTGTAAAATGTTATGGTCGTAACCTAGCAACTGGTAAAACAGTTCAGCGTGGTGAGGCAGTTGGTGTTGTGGCAGCTCAATCGATTGGAGAGCCTGGAACTCAGCTTACATTGCGTACATTCCACGTAGGAGGTATTGCAAGTAACATTTCTGAAGAAAATCAATTGAAGTCTAAATTTGCTGGTAAGGCAGAGATAGATGAATTGAAAACTGTAAAAGGTCAAGATTCTGACGGAAATGAAATTGATGTGGTAATCTCTCGTACTTCTGAAGTTAAGGTTGTAGATCCTAAAACTAAGATCGTACTTAGTACAAACTTAATCCCTTACGGTTCGCAGTTATTTATTAACAGTGGAGATACCGTTAAGAAAGATCAAAGTATCTGTCAATGGGATCCATATAACGGTGTGATCATTTCAGAATTTGCAGGAAAAGTAAGTTATGAAAATGTTGAACAAGGTATTACTTATCAAGTAGAAATAGATGAACAAACTGGATTCCAGGAAAAAGTAATCTCAGAATCTCGTGATAAGAAAAAAATACCAACGCTATTAATTATGGGTAAAGATGACGAAGTTCTTCGTTCTTACAACCTTCCGGTTGGAGCCCACTTAATGGTTGATGACAATGATAAGATTAATGTTGGTAAGATTTTAGTAAAAATTCCTCGTAAGTCAGCAAAAGCTGGTGATATTACAGGAGGTCTTCCACGTGTAACGGAATTATTTGAAGCACGTAATCCATCTAATCCTGCTGTAGTTAGTGAAATTGATGGTGTAGTTTCTTTTGGAAAAATTAAACGTGGTAATCGTGAGATTATCGTAGAATCTAGGATAGGTGAGATCAAGAAGTATCTTGTGAAGTTGTCTAATCAGATTCTTGTTCAGGAGAATGACTTTGTTCGTGCTGGTATGCCATTATCTGATGGTTCTGTAACTCCAGAAGATATTCTTAAGATCAAAGGACCTTCAGCTGTGCAACAGTACTTAGTTAATGAAGTACAGGAAGTATATCGATTACAAGGTGTGAAGATTAATGATAAGCATTTTGAGGTAGTAGTACGTCAGATGATGCGTAAAGTAAGAATTCAAGATCCAGGTGATACTATTTTCTTAGAGAATCAATTAGTTCATAAATCAGATTTCATCCAAGAAAACGATGCTATCTTCGGAATGAAGGTGGTAGAAGAAGCTGGAGATAGTGAAAACCTAAAAGCAGGTCAAATTATTTCTCCAAGAGATCTTAGAGATGAGAATTCTATATTAAGAAGAGAAGATAAAAACTTAGTAGAAGCAAGAGATGTTACTCCTGCGACGGCGACTCCAATCCTTCAGGGTATTACAAGAGCGTCACTTCAAACTAAGTCATTTATTTCTGCAGCTTCATTCCAGGAAACTACTAAAGTATTAAACGAAGCTGCTGTAAGTGGTAAAGTTGATGATTTAGAAGGATTAAAAGAGAATGTAATCGTTGGACATAGAATTCCTGCAGGAACGGGTATGAGAGACTACGAAAGTATCATAGTTGGTTCTAAAGAAGAATTCGAAGATCGAATGGAACAAAGACAAGAAGTAAATTATAATTAA